CTAGAGAAGCGTAAGGAGAGGTAAATTTTCTCTTGTTTTTACTCTtgctcatctgaagagaagCAGCACCCTACAATAGCCAATGTCATATAGTAATAGAAAATTGTAGTTACGtagataaaaatatgaaaattgtaCTTCTATATCTTTACATGAAAAATTTAATGATTAAACAAAAATTCAAGAACGGGCCTGGTTTCTATCGACATAGTTATGGTGTTTGATTTCTCTATTACATTTTCATGGTACATTGAGTTTGAATGGCTAAAGGTGTTGATATTCTCGATTTTAGGGTAATCACCGCGGCGCCATATGCTGCCAACGAAGCACCGGAGTGCAACTCGTCGGGGTCATGCTCCGTGCCAGCAGTGATTTAATCAAAGGGCGACGTGCAACAGATACAGATACATGCTCAGTCGGTAAGACGCTTCTCCCCCAACCAGCAGGTTGAAGGTTCACCAGCGAGAGAAAATGGAGAACCATTATCGatcccccttaaaaaaaaaaacttgcatATATGTCAATATTTCATGACTAAAAATGCTTTTAATTTGTGTCGTAGGCGTCGCTCGAGTCCAGTTTTGTTGCAGTTGTGATCGAAACAGTTTCTTAACTACACTGTACAAATAGTAGTATGTACATGTAAGAACACTAGTTTTTACCTGTTTTAATTTGCAGTGTAATTTCATGGTATATCTCGTGTTTCAGTTAGTATTTTTACACGCATCGTGTAATGAATCCTGCCCATTTCTTATTGGAAAAAGAGACATTGATTTCCTTAGATTCTTGGAAATAAAACCTaggaaatactccctccgtcccacgaatcttgacacgtttggtttcgacatgagaattaaggagttgtagattagtgttttacatgtgtagttaataaagtatcaaagtaataaagtaggagagagaaggtaaggGACATAGTAAATTGGGAAAAACTGAACAACAAAGCCGAAGAGGTCGAAAATGTTCATACTTAATTTCAATTGTTGTATTATATATTGGGTtgtaaattgaatttaattaagaattgtGACTTATTGGGTTGACAAAATTCATGACTCCAAGCTCTTCACTAAATATTCAATTGAATATTTTGAGATGAAAAGATAAGAAAACGTTgcaaaatattttcacaccattacacaaagataatattatccaacatttgaaaaaaaatgaatgaaagtaAGCTGCTCTAGAAAATATTTCACTTTGCtcgtaaaaaaaattctatctatattaatagaaaaagagcctaaggcaTCTTAAGTCACAACTTGtggatttattttaaaattattttacatattatatatttataagaatttattaattcattacatattacactaaatctatgtgatatatttcTATAgctattaatattaataagacttatatatatatatatatatatatatatatatatatatgaaataaattatctaataaaagtattgaattaatagatttttcaaaataataaattatcaaataaaataacattaattacacgtacaaccTATGTTTTTTCTGCTAGTTAAATATGTGAAATCATAATAATTGTaaaatggtgaaaatatattttttcagcCTATGTTTTTTCTGCTAGTTAAATATGTGAAATCATAATAATTGTaaaatggtgaaaatatattttttctatcCTTTTTCGTCAAAGTActcttaaaatatttttgaatcaCCCGACAGCGAATTTTATTCTGATTCTATATTTTCCAGAAAAGGTAAAAAAGTTGTGATAAGTGAAAATTCATCCAAAGAAAAAGCAAGTAAAACATACTCGGTAAATGCAGCAACATCAATCCCCTTTCATCTTTTCTTGGAAAACTGCGCCACTCCCTCCGCCGCCTTCTATAACCCATCGACTTGCAAGTCGCCACCACCCTCTCCGCCGCTCCCGGTGAAGTATCTATAAGTGAAAGAAAGGGAAGGCTCGTCGCAGTTCCGTACTAGCAAAAACCCAATCGCCACTGCAATTACCAGTTAAAAGGTAAATTTTCTACTTCAATTGCTTATTTCATTTTTCAGTTCATTAAAGATGTAATTAGCAGTCAATTGGTAAACCTATGCATCTTGTAATTTGCTTATTCGAACTTCTGTATGACTAAATTTGTTGAGCTTGATTCCTCCCCCACCTCCTCCGGTCAAGCTTATTATAAATATCTTATAATAAGATGTAATGTATCAAGAaattgtttggataattgagcttatgaGACGTAATGTTTCaagaaaatatttgaataattaaacttataagctagagaggaTTGTGAATTAGAGAGTGAAAATCCTAGTTAGAGAGAGAACAATTGAGAGAGATGAAATGAGTAAAATGTGGTAGaggtattattattattattattattattattattattattattattattattattattgttttttaaATTGGGTGTTTCTTATAAGATCATGAAAAAAGAAGATGGGGttgaagaatttattttttggagaTGTCTTAGTTAGGGATGTTGATTGTTTCAAGAAGGTATAAAAGGCAAGCGTTGCTTCTGTCTCCAAAATAACATTTTGTTTagctttaaatttttttgaactTGGGTAAATGTAATTGTGCATCCTCTACACGTTCCCTCCGATTCCAATAGATGCCAGTTTCAAATAGGGCTGTAAATGATCATAGCTACTCACAAGCTATTTTAGATagctactcgcaagctattcAAGACTCAGTTCGAAAAAAACATGTTCAAGcttgttcacgaaccttcaattGAGTTAGTGCATGGGCCTAAAATGAGTTGAGCTCGAGTAACATATTGATTAAAATCAAGAGCACATTTTGAACATTTTCAAGCTTTTCATGAGTCTTTAACGAGTTTGACCTCAAATATTATTTATACGAATACCTGacaagccgagctcgagctcattcGATCTTATCGAGTATCACACTAGTCGAGCTCGGTAAGTGAGTGACGAGCCGAACTCTATCAACAAGACAAAAGCTCGAGGTGAGCTCTAaaacccgaatatttaaacgagccgaggtCAAGCCTgttagtattcggctcggctcgtttacagtcCTATGTCTCTTTCAAGTTGCTTGGGGAACTAGATCCTCTTACAGTGCTTTCAACTACGAATCATTGATTGGAGAACTAGATGCTAGCTCCTAAAGTTGCTTAGGGAACTAGATGCTCCTTAAAGTTGCTGAGGGAACAAGATGCTCTTAAAGTGTGTATTGTGTAATGCTTATTCCATTACTTCAGTTTGGGACAAATGCTTATGGTGCTCTCTTTAGTGCAGTTCTCCTGAATTTtgtttgagagagaaagagtcaGATGGCTTATGCTGCTGTTATTTCTTTAATGAACACAATCGAGGGTCTCCGCAATTCTTCTCGTATTTCCTTTGATGTCACCCCTTGTCCAGAAATCATAGAACCTGCTTACGAGGAGCTGAAGTCCTTGCAAGAAATTCTGAAAAGATTGGATGGGAGCAGCAAGAGCAGTATCAGGATGAATGCTTTGGATGCTCAAATCAGAGACGCTGTCTCACAATTTGAAGATAAACTTGAATCCCATATCTCAAATCAGTTTCTTTCACAATCTGATGAAAGCATTGACGGAGATGAGAGCCATCCATTGGTAGTCTCCATTGACCTGCAGGATTTAAGGCTAGATTTTTGTTCTTTCGTCGAAATGGCGAAGAGAATGGAGGAGGAGTACgttgatcaattaattaacatgactgaagaagaagaagatgatgatgatgaagttGTTTCCTCCAGAATTGATTTCAGCGGAAATAAGTTAAATACAAAGATGGTTGGATTCTCTGATCTCTTTGGATTAATCAAAGATGGGATCATGGGGGATGAGTGGTTCCGTATTTTAGCAATTGTAGGTATGGCGGGCATTGGTAAGACTACCCTGGTTAATGAAATTTTTCAAGACAAAATGGTTTTGAGTCGATTTGAGCGTTGTGCATGGGTGAAAGTTGGTAGAAAATTTCAATTACATGAGATTGCTCGAAATATACTAGCTCAAGTGAAGCATCCAGTCACGGATGAAGAGATTTCAGAAAAGGGAGTATCTTTATACttgaaagaaattttgaagaagaagcgTTGTCTCATTGTGCTGGACGATGTATGGGACAGAAGTGTCTGGGATTACCTGAGAAGTTCTTTTCCCTATGGCTATGAAGCCTATGATCCAAATCCAACCTCTCAAATCTTGCTTACAACAAGACTACAACAAGTTGCTAACGCCGCTTTGCAAGCAAATTATGATGGCATGAAAGAAATGCGTTTTCTGAACAAGGAAGAAAGTTGGGATCTTCTTCGTGACAAGGTGTTTGGTGAGGATCCATGCCCGCTTAAACTCGAGAAAGTTGGGCAGAAGATTGCTGAAAACTGTGAAGGTCTTCCTCTTTTGATCGTGAGGGTTGCCGACCTCCTGTCCAAAGCCGAGAAGACACCGGAGTACTGGAACAAGGTAGCAGAGAAACGAAATTCAGTTTTCGTGGATGCATATGATCAAATATTAGAGGTACTATATCCAAGCTACGAGTATTTACCTCAGCATCTAAAAGCATGCTTTCTATATATGGGTGTTTTTCCTCAAAATTATGAGATCCCTCGATCCAAGCTCATCAATATGTGGATTGCCGAGGGTACATTTCTTGAGCCAAGCATGCTTGAAAAATCAGAATATCACGCTGTTAACTATTTGAATGAGCTTATTTCCAATAGTCTTGTCAGCTCCCACCGAGCGACGTGTTGGTGGTTTGTAGGGCAAGAACTAATGAAAACTATCAGCATTCATTCTGCCTTGGGGCATATGGCTACCAAAATTGCTAGGATGA
The genomic region above belongs to Salvia miltiorrhiza cultivar Shanhuang (shh) chromosome 5, IMPLAD_Smil_shh, whole genome shotgun sequence and contains:
- the LOC131026545 gene encoding putative late blight resistance protein homolog R1A-10 isoform X1 is translated as MAYAAVISLMNTIEGLRNSSRISFDVTPCPEIIEPAYEELKSLQEILKRLDGSSKSSIRMNALDAQIRDAVSQFEDKLESHISNQFLSQSDESIDGDESHPLVVSIDLQDLRLDFCSFVEMAKRMEEEYVDQLINMTEEEEDDDDEVVSSRIDFSGNKLNTKMVGFSDLFGLIKDGIMGDEWFRILAIVGMAGIGKTTLVNEIFQDKMVLSRFERCAWVKVGRKFQLHEIARNILAQVKHPVTDEEISEKGVSLYLKEILKKKRCLIVLDDVWDRSVWDYLRSSFPYGYEAYDPNPTSQILLTTRLQQVANAALQANYDGMKEMRFLNKEESWDLLRDKVFGEDPCPLKLEKVGQKIAENCEGLPLLIVRVADLLSKAEKTPEYWNKVAEKRNSVFVDAYDQILEVLYPSYEYLPQHLKACFLYMGVFPQNYEIPRSKLINMWIAEGTFLEPSMLEKSEYHAVNYLNELISNSLVSSHRATCWWFVGQELMKTISIHSALGHMATKIARMNNFFHVLSSRFDGLEEDMEFQRRLCIHNNILFGIRELYESVGNDSASIARSLLCLGPFHRYPVPVYVNSRLLRVLDALNIRFYEFPLKVLKLVRLKYLALTYNGDLPTSISKLRNLQFLIIHRHTSIHSCGSLSSSYVPLEIWDMQELKHIEVLGSNLPNSNASVSLEKLSKLLGVSAYSCTKGVLERISNLKKLGIQIELVVDDDNSELFGRLNSIGSLRNLDSLKCVVVNPEMRCGVIPPPAPRSMFPPNLRKLTLSGLGYPWEYMSILAKLGNLSVLKLQCYAFQGPRWEIKEDEPFTFGFLQIEDTDLAEWKVAPGGMPCIRKLSIKHCYNLEELNWEPDNYVISKIEVVDCNPSLVARVNQIEAAQLARQYPNLSVSLHSSWDDAKRRSTPAPVESKKTFWDRVPLHSGNLL